The DNA window AGGACTAGGGACGAGCCGTCTCAATGTCTCAATTTCCGAGGACCCAAAAAAGAAAGAACGATGAACTAAATCCTCAAGAGGGGCTCCTCCGTCGACCAACTCATCGTATTCGTGATGAGTGAAAGTCACGCGTGGTGGATCCCTGGCGCTCAACAGTTTTCTTTCCCATACGGGCGGTACAGAAAGTGATTTCCCTCGTGCAAGTTCTCCGACAGCAATTAGGAATTGAACAATGCCTATCTGGTCGCACATGGCGTGGTTGAAGCGGTATCCCACGACGAAGCCACCGCACGTGAGGCGCGTGACCTGAAATAAAAGCAATGGGCATCCATGTATACCGTCTGAACCTGGAACATCATCGTGAAGAAGAAGGTCTTCCAAGTAAGGGAATGGAGGTTGAAGGGGGACGCCCAGCTGCATGAGGGTGACGTCAGCATCGGCCTCTATAAACAAGATTCCTACTTCTCCGGTGCAATCCACGATGAGTTTGCGCTCTTGCCCCTCCCTTAAGCGGCCTGCTAATGGATAGTAAAAGACAAGGACCTCGGAGAGGGCTTCACGAATAACCTTAACTGGATCATCTCTATCACTCTGTAGGAAGTGGGAGGAGCTGTCATAGAAGTGTATGTGGGGAAGATGAAAACGAAGACCCTCTTGGTCATCAATGTCTGAAAGTGACAAGTGAACACGAGGGGTCAGCTTAGCCGGAACCACAAGCTCTGGTTCCTGTCTTCTCACCGTGAAAA is part of the Impatiens glandulifera chromosome 1, dImpGla2.1, whole genome shotgun sequence genome and encodes:
- the LOC124921895 gene encoding benzyl alcohol O-benzoyltransferase-like, with protein sequence MAGQSSKSASAAKKELVFTVRRQEPELVVPAKLTPRVHLSLSDIDDQEGLRFHLPHIHFYDSSSHFLQSDRDDPVKVIREALSEVLVFYYPLAGRLREGQERKLIVDCTGEVGILFIEADADVTLMQLGVPLQPPFPYLEDLLLHDDVPGSDGIHGCPLLLFQVTRLTCGGFVVGYRFNHAMCDQIGIVQFLIAVGELARGKSLSVPPVWERKLLSARDPPRVTFTHHEYDELVDGGAPLEDLVHRSFFFGSSEIETLRRLVPSPEQLGRRCTSFDLMTACIWRCRTIALGLEPNEDVRVLCTVNARNKYKPPLPTGYYGNAIGFPAALSTAGMLCKEPLGYALKLVLEAKEDVTEEYMKSTADLMVLRGRPPFTGTRTFSISDLRRVGFRDVDFGWGKAGYGGVAKSGIGVKPRLFDFYVSGKNDKDQDGALLLISLPPTAMKVFEEELQRLLKKGYHILSTL